The DNA sequence TCGAAGATCAGCAGACCGAACGCCAGCGGCGAGCGCAGGCGGTGGATGGCAACCAGGGCCAGGGCCGTGCCGGCGAAGGTGGTCACCAGCAGGCCGGGAGCTTCGAAGCCGGGCAGGAGCCCGGTCAGGGCGGGGAGCAGGATCAGGCCGGCGGCGAAGAGAAGGGCGCTCCAGGTGGGGGCGGTGGATGGATTGCGCGAGCTATCGCGGCTCGTTGGCCACCGAGACCACATCAGGATGAGCACCGCACTGGCTCCGTAGACGGTGAAGAAGAGCCACGGTGGCGGGGCCGCCCAGGAATCTGCCGGCGGATCGAGGCTCGTCAGGCCCGCGGAGAAGAAGCCCAAGGTGGTCAGAGCGCAAGCTGCGAGCCCCAGAAGCGGTGGAGCAGCCAAGGCCTGGAGCCGGAGCAGCAGGACCAAGAGCACTGCCCAGGCCAGCAACCAGGTCCAGAAGCTCGGTGCGGCTTCGAATCCGGGGAGGACGGCGATGAGCGCTAGCAGACCGAGGGCCACCGCCGAGGCCGGCAACCAGCTCGTCGAAGGTGACTCCCGCGACGGCTCTTCCGGCGACTCACTGGAGGTCTGGAAGAGCTCGAAGAAGAGATGGAAGCCCAAGGCCAGCCCCAGGCTCACCGCCACCAGCTCCCAGCCCAACGCCGGCGTCAAGTCCGTGCCCAGAGCCCACACCGTCACCACTCCCACGGTGCCACCGGCGGCGCCCAGGGCCACCAGCGGCTCGCCCATGCGCCGGGCCAGCCATTGGGCCGCCAGCCCGAGGATCAGCAGGAAAATACCCAGCGGGTAGAGATGGGGGGAGAGGTCGGCGTCGGCGAAGCGCAGGGTGAGGGCGAAGGGGAGGAGCACCGCACCGATGTGGATCCCTTGCCAGCCCTCCAGGGGGCTCTCGTTCGGTTTGCGGGAGAGCGGTCCCAGGAGCACGAACGCTCCGGCAAAGAGTCCCAGGATCAGCATCCCCGGCCCGAGGGCGACCTTCCCCAGGGTGCCGCCCAACCAGGCGACCTGGTAGGCGGTGGTGGCGAGGAGGCCGATGGCAGCCAAGCTCGGCCAGCGGCGGCTGCGGGCCAGCGCCAGCAGGCCGATGTCGAGCACCAGGAGATAGCCAAACAGGCTCAAGGGTTGGTGTTGCAGATTGCTCAGCAGCAGCGGTGTGACGAAGCCGCCGGCGAGGCCCAGGACACCGATGACCAACGAGCGGTAGGCCCAGGACAGGCCACCGCAGAGCACGGTGACGGCGGCCATGAGGACGAAGGTAGCCCAAGGCGGGATCAGCCCGTAGAGGCTGTAGCCGGCCCAAACCGAGGCATAGAGGGCCACCACTCCGCCTCCCGCCAGGGGGTTGGCGGTCTGGGCGTAGCCGCGGCGGCGGAGCACCTGGGAGGCGATCACTGCGCTGAGCCCTGCCACTGCACCGAGGGCGACGCGCACCACCGGTGGGAAGAAGCCCTGGGCGATGGCGTAGCGCAGGAAGAGGATGGCCGCCAGGGCGAGCACGATGCCCCCCAGCAGTGCAGCCCCGCGGATGCCCAGCCAGCGCTCCCAATCGAAGCTGCTGGCGCTGGTTGGCCCCTTGGTTTCCTCCCCGGTTGGCCCCTCGCTAGCTTCATCCGGCGGTGCCTCGGGTGCCGTACTGGGGACCTCGTGCTCTGCAGGTTCGGGGGTGGTCGGAAGCCCTTCCGGGGGCGTCTCGATGCTGGAGGTGAGCGATGCCGTGGCCTCGGGGAGCTCGCTGGGGGGCTCGAGGGGCGGTGCTGGCGGCGCCGGTGCCGGGGCCGACTCCTGCGGGGCGGGCTCCGGAGGTCTATCCTGCCGCTGGCCGTCCTCCGTCCGGGGAGCCTCGGCCCGCAGATTCTCCCTTCCCCAATCTTCGACTCGCTGCCTCGCCGCCAGTTGCTTGACGGAGACCGGCTCCGCCGGAGTCTCGACTCCCGCCGAGTCGGGAGTCCGGGGAGGCGCCGCGGTGTCGGGGCTTTGGGCAGAAGGCCGATTTTGGAGCTGTTGCCGAATCGAGCTCAGCTGGATCTCCAGCTCGTCGATGCGTTGGTGAGCCTTGCGAGTGCGGACCCAATTCAGCCCCAGCAACACCCACGGTGCGACGAAGATCAGGAGCACTACCAATGCGGTCAGACACTCCATCACCCTCTCCTTTCACACCGGCCATGGACGGGAGGAGCCGAACGGAAAGAGAGACCGGCGCTGGCATCGGCCCTGTTGCTGACACCGGGATTGGAAAAATTCCCCAGAAAAACGACCTGCAAGTGCCGTTGGAAGGCACTAGAACTACAGGAGAGGGCACCTGCGCTAGTGTCCCGTAGAACTCTTGCCGCTGGCCTGGGAGCCGGAGGGCAGCAACCGGATTGGATCATGAAGATTCACTTTACCACCATCGAAAATCCCCTGACCCGCTGTGGCGGGTACTTGCGCACGGTGACGTCCCACTCGCTGCAACCCTATGCCGGCTGTTCGTTGGGCAACTCCCTCTGCGGCGTTGGCTGCTACGTGCGCCACAATCCGTGGGTCACCCGCGGCCGGACCTGGGGATCGTTTCTGGAGGTGCGCACCAACCTCGCCGAAGCCTATGGGCGCCACGCGCCCCGGGAACGCCGCTGGGCACGGCGGCAGGGGGAAGATTCTCAGGGAGTCTTCAGCATCTTTCTGTCGAGCTCCACCGAGCCTTTTCCGCCCCAGGAGGGGCGTTTCGGCATCACCCGCTCGGTGCTCGAGGCGATGCTCCAGGAGCCGCCGGACGAGCTGGTGCTCCAGACCCACAGTCATCGGGTGGCCCAGGAGGTGCAGCTGTTGAAGCGGCTGGCGGAGGTCTGTCGTCTGCGGGTGCATCTGTCGGTGGAGACGGATCGGGAGCGGCTGCCGGGCCTGCCGCCGCCAGCGAGCCCGGTGAGCCGTCGCCTGGAGGCTGCCCAGGAGCTCCGCGCCGCCGGTTTGCGCACCGTCATCACCGTCGCTCCACTCTTGCCCATGGAGCATCCGGAACGCTTTTTCCGCCGCCTGGGAGAGGTCGCCGACGCGGTGGTCATCGACCATTTCATCGGCGGTGACGGCTCGGCGGACGGCCGGCGCACCCTCCGCACCCAGCTACCGGCAGCCATGGCTCAGGTGCTTCCGGAGAGTGTCGGCCTGGGCTATCGCCGGCGCATGGTGGATCTGGCCCGCGAGGTCTTTCCGGGGCCGGTGGGGGTCGGGGCGGAGGGCTTCGCTGGCCGCTATTTGCCGGCCGGGGAGGCCACGCCATGAACCGGCCGCAGGAGGCTGTTTCCCAACCGCTAGCAACAAGACCAGCGGCAGGTTGGGGGAAGAGGGCGGCGCAGGTCGTTGCCATGGCGGTGGGGGCCGCGCTGGTGGCGCTGGCGGCCCGCTGGTCCTTCCCCGTCCCGGGCAGCCCGGTGCCGGTGAGCGCTCAGACCTTGGCGGTGCTCGTCGTGGGACTCGCCTTGGGCTCGGCGCGCGGTGCCGGGGCTCTGGCCCTCTACCTCGCCGCCGGCGCCGCCGGCCTACCGGTTTTCGCCGACGGTGCCGCGGGTCTCGAGCACCTGCTGGGGCCTACCGGCGGGTATCTCTTGGGCTTTGTGGCCGGTGCGGCGGTGGCGGGCCGCGCCCCGGTGACGACCACCTGGAGACGTAGGATTCTGCTCCTCCTCGCCGCTCACGGAGTGATTTTCGCCCTCGGCGTGCCTTGGCTGGCGGTCTTCGTCGGAACCTCGGAAGCGGTCACCGCGGGCCTCCTTCCCTTTCTTCTCGGAGCCTTGATCAAGAGCCTCCTGGCCTGGTCTCTGCTGGAGGCTGGGACGGTTTTACTCAAAAGGATGAAAAAATAACTCGTTAGAACAATGTTTTTCCATTGTTTGTGGCCAAGGCTAGTCTCGTAGTGGAATATATTCCTGCCGCAAGGATCCTGGATCTTGGGAGGAGCAAGTGTGAAGGATGGATATCACCCAGAGAGTTGTCCTTCGGTCGAAGAGATCGCGGTCATTTTGGAGACCGGGTTTGGGCTGAGTAACCGGCGGGACGCCCTGGTCTTGGAGAACCACCTGGTCGATTGGCTGAGCGGCTGCGTGACCTGCCGGCAACGGCTGGAGACGCTGCAGCGCTGGCAGGACGAGGTGGGGCATCCGAATCCGGTGGTGGTCGTTGAGGAGCGCAACCGGGCTCGGGAGCTATGGCGTGAGCTCGAGGATTTTCCCGCGGAGCGGCTCACCGAGCAGCTGGAAGAACGGCATTTCTTCTGGGCCATGTGCAGCCTGTTGGTGGAGAAGAGCAAAGAAGCTCTGGCCTACTCGCCGGCCCGCTCCGTGACGCTGGCCCACGCCGCGGTGAGTCTCACCGTTTTTCTCGACCCGGAGTACTACTCCCCGCCGCTGCTCGCCGACCTTCGAGCCCGTGCCTGGGCGTATCTGGGCAATGCGCAGCGGGTGG is a window from the Acidobacteriota bacterium genome containing:
- a CDS encoding DUF2339 domain-containing protein codes for the protein MECLTALVVLLIFVAPWVLLGLNWVRTRKAHQRIDELEIQLSSIRQQLQNRPSAQSPDTAAPPRTPDSAGVETPAEPVSVKQLAARQRVEDWGRENLRAEAPRTEDGQRQDRPPEPAPQESAPAPAPPAPPLEPPSELPEATASLTSSIETPPEGLPTTPEPAEHEVPSTAPEAPPDEASEGPTGEETKGPTSASSFDWERWLGIRGAALLGGIVLALAAILFLRYAIAQGFFPPVVRVALGAVAGLSAVIASQVLRRRGYAQTANPLAGGGVVALYASVWAGYSLYGLIPPWATFVLMAAVTVLCGGLSWAYRSLVIGVLGLAGGFVTPLLLSNLQHQPLSLFGYLLVLDIGLLALARSRRWPSLAAIGLLATTAYQVAWLGGTLGKVALGPGMLILGLFAGAFVLLGPLSRKPNESPLEGWQGIHIGAVLLPFALTLRFADADLSPHLYPLGIFLLILGLAAQWLARRMGEPLVALGAAGGTVGVVTVWALGTDLTPALGWELVAVSLGLALGFHLFFELFQTSSESPEEPSRESPSTSWLPASAVALGLLALIAVLPGFEAAPSFWTWLLAWAVLLVLLLRLQALAAPPLLGLAACALTTLGFFSAGLTSLDPPADSWAAPPPWLFFTVYGASAVLILMWSRWPTSRDSSRNPSTAPTWSALLFAAGLILLPALTGLLPGFEAPGLLVTTFAGTALALVAIHRLRSPLAFGLLIFELFAFHTLYTTVSAVFSYPGGEASAELYTFPPRQWLLAGYWLLAALLCAWPVYFRRHLQGSQARPPLPGSLRLAALVGPLWLVGLSILFFDLWSDDLLGLVPLALALVAFGVALWIRQLARQGAWFAGDSARRIGLAWMTGSGLALIAVGIPMQWREEHLTLGWTALALAVLAFWRRVDQPGLKYLGGGLLALVTLRLVANPWVLSYHPVVDGARVGLPVLNWLAYTYLPAAAVLIVGGRWLRLREVPRLRPLERSSLYSSARPWLAYGCFLAAGLVIFGWINLTVYDAFTPGVFFTNDLGSALERAPARDLTLSLTWLAYALVLLVLGIRERSSGLRWGSLVLVLVTVMKVFLYDLGELEDLYRVASLVGLAFSLILISLAYQRFVFRSSEGSAEES
- a CDS encoding biotin transporter BioY, which codes for MAVGAALVALAARWSFPVPGSPVPVSAQTLAVLVVGLALGSARGAGALALYLAAGAAGLPVFADGAAGLEHLLGPTGGYLLGFVAGAAVAGRAPVTTTWRRRILLLLAAHGVIFALGVPWLAVFVGTSEAVTAGLLPFLLGALIKSLLAWSLLEAGTVLLKRMKK
- a CDS encoding radical SAM protein, whose amino-acid sequence is MKIHFTTIENPLTRCGGYLRTVTSHSLQPYAGCSLGNSLCGVGCYVRHNPWVTRGRTWGSFLEVRTNLAEAYGRHAPRERRWARRQGEDSQGVFSIFLSSSTEPFPPQEGRFGITRSVLEAMLQEPPDELVLQTHSHRVAQEVQLLKRLAEVCRLRVHLSVETDRERLPGLPPPASPVSRRLEAAQELRAAGLRTVITVAPLLPMEHPERFFRRLGEVADAVVIDHFIGGDGSADGRRTLRTQLPAAMAQVLPESVGLGYRRRMVDLAREVFPGPVGVGAEGFAGRYLPAGEATP